The following is a genomic window from Methanobrevibacter ruminantium.
CAAGGAGTATATAGACATTATCAGCTCCTGGTGGTGCAATTTGCTTGGACACTGCAATGATGAGGTTAGTGATACTCTCAAAAGTCAAGTGGATAAGTTGGATCATGTTCTTTTTGCTAACTTTTCACACAAAACAATTATTGAATTGTCAGAGCGTTTAATCAAGGTAATGCCAGAGGGACTTAACAAGTTCAGTTTTGTTGACAATGGTTCAGCATCCATAGAATGTGCTCTCAAAATGGCTTTTCAATATTGTGCACAGAATGGAAAGGATCATAAGAAACGTTTCATGTGCTTTACTGATGCTTATCATGGAGAAACTTTAGGTGCATTGTCTGTTGGTGCATTGGATGAATATTCTAAGGTATTTGAGCCAATCATGATAGATACAATCAAGGTTCAGGCACCGGATTGTTACAGATGTCCATACAATAAGCATAGGGATAGTTGTGATTGTGAATGTTTTGAGAATGCGGAGAAGGTGTTTGCAGAGTTTGGTCATGAAACCTGTGCTATGATAATCGAGCCATTGATTCAAGGCAGTGCAGGAATGAAGATTTATCCTCCATTATATCTTAAAAAACTTAGGGAACTTTGTGACTTGTATGATGTGCTCTTGATTGCAGATGAGATAGCTACCGGTTTTGGAAGAACAGGCAAGATGTTTGCAGTGGACCATGCAGGAATAAGTCCAGATATAATGTGCATTTCCAAAGGGCTTACAAACGGTTATATGGCAATGGCAGTTTGTGTAAGTACCGATGAAATTTATAATGGATTTTACGGAGATTATTCTGATAATGTTGCTTTCATGCATAGTCACACTTATGCTGGAAATCCACTTGCTGCAAGTGTTGCCAATGCTACATTAAAGATTATAGAAAGAGACAATATTCTTGAAGAGGCTAATGAAAAGGCAATTTGGCTTAACAATCGTTTCCATGAAATATTTGATGGTCATCCGAATGTAGGTGAAATCAGACAGATGGGACTCATCAATGCAATCGAACTCGTTGAGGACAAGAAGTCTAAAAAAGGATTTGATTCATCAGAAAGGATAGGCTATAAAATCTATAGGGAAGCATTGAAACAAGGATTGATGCTTAGGCCTTTAGGTAATGTAATGTACTTCAATCCGCCTTTGGTAATTACAAAAGAAGAGCTCGATGAATCTTTAAGAATCTGTAAAGAAGCTATTGATTCTGTATTGTTGTAAAAACAGTAAAAAAAGATTGATAGCGTATATAATTTATTATTTTTTTTTAAAAAAGAAAAGAAGAATAGCTATTTAAAATAGCTATTAATTACTTATTTTTATTAATTTATTTTTTATCTATTTTTAACTATTTGTCATGTTTTAACAGCACTCAAAAAGTTTTGGTCAAGGTTTTGACCGAAGGTCAAAAGCTTGGAGCTATTCCATGAAAATAGCGGGTTTATAAGGCATTGCATTTCTTGCCTTGTTTTGTGGGTCGTAGCTGTCATCAGTATGAATGATTACTTCTGATTCAACTTCAGTTTCAATGAAGTCTTTTGCGTCATTTAAGATGGTTGCTTCATCAATCTTACCGATGTATCTTGTTTTGGTCATTTCTTTTGATATTTTCTTAGCAACATTAGCTATTTCCTTTTTGTTATCATAGATGTTTTGACCAATTGCTCTACCCATTATTTGGCCGATGTCAGGTTTACCGACTTCATCAGCTATTTTATATAATTCCCATTTCCAATCCGGAGCTAAGTAAAGGTGTATTTTTTCCGGATTGGTGTCCACAATGTTTTTGATTTCATTGATATCTTTAACAATGTTTTGGACAAGGGATTCGGATCTTTCAATCTCTTCGCTGATGAGCGCTTCATCATATTCAGGCCATTTAGCAAAGGAAACGAATCCTTCACCACCGAATTTACTCCAAAGCTCTTCAGAGGTGTGTGGAGTAAATGGAGCAAGTAATCTGATCCAATTGCTTAATACAGTAGACAATACATATATTACAGCGGGGTCTTGCTTGTCTACAAGGTCTT
Proteins encoded in this region:
- the bioA gene encoding adenosylmethionine--8-amino-7-oxononanoate transaminase — translated: MNESEKCAKKDLAHIWHPASQMKDYEDFPPIIIDHGKGVKLYDVDGKEYIDIISSWWCNLLGHCNDEVSDTLKSQVDKLDHVLFANFSHKTIIELSERLIKVMPEGLNKFSFVDNGSASIECALKMAFQYCAQNGKDHKKRFMCFTDAYHGETLGALSVGALDEYSKVFEPIMIDTIKVQAPDCYRCPYNKHRDSCDCECFENAEKVFAEFGHETCAMIIEPLIQGSAGMKIYPPLYLKKLRELCDLYDVLLIADEIATGFGRTGKMFAVDHAGISPDIMCISKGLTNGYMAMAVCVSTDEIYNGFYGDYSDNVAFMHSHTYAGNPLAASVANATLKIIERDNILEEANEKAIWLNNRFHEIFDGHPNVGEIRQMGLINAIELVEDKKSKKGFDSSERIGYKIYREALKQGLMLRPLGNVMYFNPPLVITKEELDESLRICKEAIDSVLL